The following are encoded together in the Echeneis naucrates chromosome 9, fEcheNa1.1, whole genome shotgun sequence genome:
- the LOC115049165 gene encoding leucine-rich repeat transmembrane neuronal protein 4, translating to MRRSRHRANMGLPVLFRWLVFILVVPAWLLAAPSSIRERPCPQSCRCDGKIIYCESNAFRDVPSNVSAGTQGLSLRYNSLMDLRAHQFAGLSQLVWLYLDHNYINAVDGQAFHGIRRLKELILSSNKITLLKNNTFHDVPNLRNLDLSYNKLQVLQPNQFVGLRKLLSLHLRSNSLKTIPMRVFLDCRNLEFLDIGYNRLRSLTRNAFAGLLKLIELHLENNQFSKINFAHFPRLINLRALYLQWNRIKLLTQGLPWMWTSLQKLELSGNELQVLDPSTFQCLPNLQTLHLDSNKLTNVSQQTVEAWISLTTISLAGNLWYCNPNICPLVAWLKAFKGNKESTMICAGPKEAQGEKVTDVVETYNICTATPAPIPSTTTPFTSVFQPELLPFPTQSVVDETLIWNMTASPTPSEASPTITLPEYVSFHKIIAGSVALLLSVAIILLVIYVSWKRYPSSIKQLQQRSAIKKHQKKVRETKRSLSSPLQEYYVDYKPSHSETMDVLVNGTGPYTYTISGSRECEV from the exons ATGAGGAGGAGCCGACACCGCGCAAATATGG gacTTCCCGTGCTTTTCAGATGGCTTGTGTTCATACTTGTGGTTCCTGCCTGGTTGCTTGCTGCTCCAAGCTCCATCCGGGAGCGCCCCTGCCCCCAGAGCTGCAGATGTGATGGGAAAATAATATACTGTGAATCCAATGCCTTCCGCGACGTGCCAAGCAATGTGTCTGCAGGCACGCAGGGCCTGTCCCTGCGTTACAACAGCTTGATGGACCTTCGAGCCCACCAGTTTGCAGGGCTGAGTCAACTTGTTTGGCTCTACCTCGACCACAATTACATCAATGCTGTGGATGGCCAAGCTTTCCACGGAATACGGAGGCTCAAAGAACTCATTCTTAGCTCAAACAAGATCACACTGCTAAAAAACAACACCTTCCACGATGTTCCTAATTTACGCAATCTTGACCTTTCCTACAACAAACTGCAGGTTCTCCAGCCTAATCAGTTCGTGGGTCTACGGAAATTGTTGAGTTTGCACTTGAGGTCGAATTCCTTAAAAACCATTCCAATGCGAGTATTTCTCGACTGTCGCAACCTGGAGTTTCTCGATATTGGCTACAACAGGCTTCGGAGCCTCACGCGAAATGCGTTTGCAGGACTCCTGAAACTCATTGAGCTTCATTTGGAGAACAACCAGTTTTCAAAGATCAATTTCGCTCATTTCCCTCGACTGATTAACCTGAGGGCTCTCTATTTACAGTGGAACCGTATCAAGCTGCTAACGCAGGGCCTGCCGTGGATGTGGACTTCCTTGCAAAAGCTGGAACTTTCAGGAAACGAACTCCAAGTTCTGGATCCGAGTACATTTCAATGCCTCCCTAATCTCCAGACTCTTCATCTGGACTCTAACAAACTCACCAATGTGTCTCAGCAGACGGTGGAGGCTTGGATCTCCCTCACCACCATCAGTCTGGCTGGTAATTTGTGGTACTGTAACCCTAACATATGTCCCCTGGTAGCCTGGCTCAAGGCCTTTAAAGGCAACAAGGAGTCCACTATGATTTGTGCCGGCCCTAAGGAGGCGCagggagagaaagtgacagATGTGGTGGAGACTTACAACATCTGTACAGCAACGCCGGCTCCCATCCCCTCAACCACAACTCCCTTCACCTCTGTATTTCAACCTGAGCTGCTGCCTTTCCCAACACAGTCGGTAGTGGATGAGACGCTGATCTGGAACATGACAGCCTCCCCAACTCCTTCCGAGGCCTCTCCCACCATCACCTTACCAGAGTACGTGTCCTTTCACAAGATCATAGCTGGTAGCGTGGCCCTCCTCTTATCTGTGGCTATTATTCTACTGGTTATTTATGTCTCATGGAAGCGCTATCCCAGCAGTATCAAACAGCTTCAGCAGCGCTCGGCGATTAAAAAGCATCAGAAAAAGGTGCGGGAGACCAAACGCTCCCTTAGTTCGCCACTGCAAGAGTATTATGTGGACTACAAGCCTTCACACTCAGAGACTATGGATGTGCTGGTTAATGGGACAGGACCTTACACATATACCATCTCAGGCTCCAGGGAATGCGAGGTATGA